The Puntigrus tetrazona isolate hp1 chromosome 4, ASM1883169v1, whole genome shotgun sequence genome includes a window with the following:
- the optn gene encoding optineurin, translated as MASGSSMMNGDINHPRGSGPGNLGSLEETLQQMNTLIKENRELKEALKQTNLSMKERFEGLSTWKEKQKEERDFLEQRLEEAKTRLNVMDLENEELKKRVVELEKSGAECLHTELETLRGQIARLQAEKNDLVALNSELQLKMGQGSPRDSFIEIRIAEDELKVTRDLPDKSKDACAFSMLKAESEEQTVRQLLRSLRAETDEKERLQLALQEARGRIAELESRLEHADTSVQTSLPCTTEINASAEVKNLEDQLLKLCNELKQAQVKLDEAENMKRNLQDRCKDLEQDLGTVKTQLGDKQKVQAENDTLRVQMESLQAAVKLEQKKTQDEKNNLNQLKDAYTKLFEDYNELQEENKKREGFVSREDYGDLQTRFDTAEKALADKQKKIDEMKMEIFQKEKELETISVFQAQAEIYSSDFYAERAAREKIHEEKERLATQLEYVKKQNTQLQEEMESLGRHSMSEMQRRHVSRGANPQGPASPHHPQGGDWQQQNIPDHACPKCGEVLPDLDSLQIHIMDCII; from the exons ATGGCATCTGGTTCATCGATGATGAACGGGGACATCAATCACCCACGCGGCTCCGGCCCGGGGAATCTGGGCAGTTTAGAAGAGACCCTTCAGCAGATGAACACCCTGATCAAAGAGAACAGAGAACTGAAGG AGGCCCTGAAACAAACCAACTTGTCCATGAAGGAGCGATTTGAGGGTCTGTCGACATGGAAGGAGAAGCAAAAGGAGGAGAGGGACTTCCTTGAGCAACGATTAGAGGAGGCCAAAACCAGACTGAACGTTATGGATTTAGAGAACGAGGAGCTGAAGAAACGAGTGGTAGAGCTGGAAAAAAGTGGAGCTGAG TGTTTACATACCGAACTGGAGACGCTGAGGGGACAGATTGCTCGTCTTCAGGCCGAGAAGAATGATCTGGTAGCATTAAACTCTGAACTCCAGCTCAAAATGGGTCAAGGTTCACCTAGAGATTCCTTCATTGAGATTAGAATAGCT GAAGACGAGTTAAAAGTGACCAGAGATTTGCCCGACAAGTCAAAGGACGCTTGTGCTTTCAGCAT GCTAAAGGCTGAGTCGGAGGAACAGACGGTGAGGCAGCTGCTTCGCTCCCTCAGAGCAGAGACGGATGAGAAGGAGAGACTGCAGCTAGCGCTCCAGGAGGCACGTGGGAG AATTGCCGAGTTGGAGAGCAGACTGGAACACGCCGACACCAGTGTACAGACGTCTCTCCCCTGTACAACTGAAATTAAT GCAAGTGCTGAGGTGAAGAATCTGGAGGATCAGTTGCTGAAGCTCTGTAATGAATTGAAACAGGCTCAGGTCAAACTGGATGAAGCTGAGAACATGAAAAGAAACCTGCAGGATAG GTGTAAGGATCTGGAGCAGGATCTAGGTACTGTGAAAACTCAGCTCGGAGACAAACAGAAGGTTCAGGCTGAAAATGACACTCTGAGGGTTCAGATGGAAAGCCTTCAGGCTGCTGTTAAACTGGAACAGAAGAAAACTCAGGATGAGAA GAACAACCTGAACCAGCTGAAAGATGCCTATACCAAGCTGTTTGAAGACTACAATGAGCTCCAAGAGGAAAATAAGAAGAGAGAG GGTTTTGTATCACGGGAAGACTACGGTGACCTCCAAACCAGGTTCGATACGGCTGAAAAAGCACTGGCTGACAAACAGAAGAAGATCGACGAGATGAAGATGGAAATCTTCCAGAAGGAAAAGGAACTAGAAACCATCTCTGTTTTCCAGGCTCAG GCAGAGATATATTCCTCCGATTTCTACGCAGAACGAGCGGCTCGGGAGAAGATTCATGAAGAGAAAGAGCGTTTGGCCACTCAGCTGGAGTATGTGAAGAAACAGAACACCCAGCTCCAGGAAGAGATGGAGTCACTTGGCAG ACATTCCATGAGTGAGATGCAAAGGAGGCATGTGTCACGGGGGGCCAATCCACAAGGGCCAGCATCTCCACATCACCCGCAAGGAG GAGATTGGCAGCAGCAGAATATTCCAGACCACGCTTGTCCCAAATGTGGGGAAGTCCTACCTGACCTGGACTCCCTGCAGATCCACATCATGGATTGCATCATCTGA
- the si:ch211-240l19.8 gene encoding perforin-1 translates to MHTTPKYKQVMAVFGHLGLVSLVALMLVSQLDVTSAAVRVFGLHARDLTGDPLGNKPDPYIKVWCGSTFGGQTEYHKDTANPSWSAEFNFPYCKCDETLKLEVWDKDMTYDDLLGTCTKLVQYGSFTVTCYLNKGTVFYRFEAK, encoded by the exons ATGCACACAACACCTAAATACAAGCAAG tcatgGCCGTGTTTGGTCATCTTGGGCTGGTGTCTCTGGTCGCGTTGATGCTGGTGTCTCAGCTTGACGTTACCAGTGCTGCCGTCCGGGTGTTTGGTTTACACGCCAGGGACCTCACCGGTGACCCTCTTGGAAACAAACCCGACCCGTACATCAAGGTCTGGTGTGGCTCTACTTTTGGGGGTCAGACAGAATACCACAAGGATACTGCAAATCCTTCGTGGTCTGCAGAGTTCAACTTCCCGTACTGTAAATGTGACGAAACCCTGAAGCTGGAGGTGTGGGACAAAGACATGACTTATGATGATCTGCTGGGCACGTGTACCAAACTGGTGCAATACGGGTCTTTCACCGTTACTTGTTATCTTAACAAAGGAACTGTGTTTTACAGGTTTGAGGCTAAATAA
- the LOC122343283 gene encoding perforin-1-like, which translates to MAVSGHLGLASLVVLMLASQLDFSSAAVLVYDLHANNLSGDAAGNKPDPYLKIWCGGSFEDTNYIKDNSNPQWTESFTFSSCDSGDKLKMEVWDKDTTSDDHLGWYSGPVGIGNNNHISFSVGQGTMYLSYDVK; encoded by the coding sequence ATGGCGGTGTCCGGTCATCTCGGGTTGGCGTCTCTGGTCGTGTTGATGCTGGCGTCTCAGCTGGACTTTTCCAGCGCCGCCGTGCTCGTGTATGACTTGCACGCCAACAACCTGTCCGGTGATGCTGCTGGAAACAAACCCGATCCGTACCTCAAGATCTGGTGTGGTGGCTCTTTCGAGGATACAAATTACATCAAAGATAATTCTAATCCTCAGTGGACAGAGAGCTTCACCTTCTCAAGCTGTGATTCCGGCGACAAACTGAAGATGGAGGTGTGGGACAAAGACACGACGTCTGACGATCACTTGGGCTGGTACAGTGGACCGGTGGGAATCGGAAACAACaatcacatttctttttctgttggACAAGGCACTATGTATTTAAGCTACGATGTGAAATAA
- the LOC122342805 gene encoding perforin-1-like gives MAVSGHLGLASLVVLMLASQLDFSSAAVLVYDLHANNLSGDAAGNKPDPYLKIWCGGSFEDTNYIKDNSNPQWTESFTFSSCDSGDKLKMEVWDKDTTTYDHLGWYSGPCDETLKLEVWDKHLNFDDNQGKCTKLMQYWSFSVSCNLSKGTVFYR, from the exons ATGGCGGTGTCCGGTCATCTCGGGTTGGCGTCTCTGGTCGTGTTGATGCTGGCGTCTCAGCTGGACTTTTCCAGCGCCGCCGTGCTCGTGTATGACTTGCACGCCAACAACCTGTCCGGTGATGCTGCTGGAAACAAACCCGATCCGTACCTCAAGATCTGGTGTGGTGGCTCTTTCGAGGATACAAATTACATCAAAGATAATTCTAATCCTCAGTGGACAGAGAGCTTCACCTTCTCAAGCTGTGATTCCGGCGACAAACTGAAGATGGAGGTGTGGGACAAAGACACGACGACGTACGATCACTTGGGCTGGTACAGTGGACC ATGTGACGAAACCCTGAAGCTGGAGGTGTGGGACAAACACCTGAATTTTGATGATAACCAGGGCAAGTGTACCAAACTGATGCAATATTGGTCTTTCAGTGTTTCTTGTAATCTGAGCAAGGGAACTGTGTTTTACAGATAA
- the LOC122343240 gene encoding perforin-1-like, with translation MAVSGHLGLASLVVLMLASQLDFSSAAVLVYDLHANNLSGDAAGNKPDPYLKIWCGGSFEDTNYIKDNSNPQWTESFTFSSCDSGDKLKMEVWDKDTTYDDHLGWYSGPVGIGNNNHISFSVGQGTMYLSYDVK, from the coding sequence ATGGCGGTGTCCGGTCATCTCGGGTTGGCGTCTCTGGTCGTGTTGATGCTGGCGTCTCAGCTGGACTTTTCCAGCGCCGCCGTGCTCGTGTATGACTTGCACGCCAACAACCTGTCCGGTGATGCTGCTGGAAACAAACCCGATCCGTACCTCAAGATCTGGTGTGGTGGCTCTTTCGAGGATACAAATTACATCAAAGATAATTCTAATCCTCAGTGGACAGAGAGCTTCACCTTCTCAAGCTGTGATTCCGGCGACAAACTGAAGATGGAGGTGTGGGACAAAGACACGACGTACGACGATCACTTGGGCTGGTACAGTGGACCGGTGGGAATCGGAAACAACaatcacatttctttttctgttggACAAGGCACTATGTATTTAAGCTACGATGTGAAATAA